A region from the Acidimicrobiales bacterium genome encodes:
- a CDS encoding ABC transporter permease: protein MARLIARRLSSLVPVLFLVSLVVYGLMALVPGDAAVQLAGGVDATEERIAEVRTELGLDDPFLVQYGRWLKGAVTFDFGESLVNGQSVSGDILNRLPVTASIAFGAMVVGLLVGVPAGIVAGMKAGTRLDRGLIFGTTLGIAVPNFWLAMMLILVFAVNLGWFPAIGFTRLTESPWDWLRSLVLPSLALGTFVAASVARQLRGELADVMQRSYVRTAWAKGGSARLVVGKHALKNAAIPAVTVIGLQMGGLIGGTVILEQIFSIPGLGTYLLQAITSSDMPVIMGVTTMFVLVYMVMSLLVDVAYGLLNPKVRVS, encoded by the coding sequence ATGGCAAGACTCATCGCACGACGGCTCTCGAGCCTCGTGCCGGTCCTGTTCCTCGTATCCCTGGTCGTGTACGGGCTGATGGCGCTCGTTCCGGGCGACGCCGCCGTACAGCTCGCGGGCGGGGTCGATGCCACCGAGGAGCGGATCGCCGAGGTGCGCACCGAGCTCGGACTGGACGATCCCTTCCTCGTCCAATACGGACGTTGGTTGAAGGGGGCCGTGACCTTCGACTTCGGCGAATCGCTCGTGAACGGTCAGAGCGTGTCCGGCGACATCCTCAACCGCCTCCCGGTCACTGCGAGCATCGCCTTCGGCGCCATGGTGGTCGGTCTCCTGGTGGGCGTGCCGGCCGGCATCGTCGCCGGCATGAAGGCAGGCACCAGGCTCGACCGCGGGCTCATCTTCGGGACGACCCTCGGCATCGCCGTGCCGAACTTCTGGCTGGCGATGATGCTCATCCTCGTCTTCGCGGTGAACCTCGGGTGGTTCCCCGCGATCGGGTTCACCCGCCTGACCGAGTCGCCCTGGGACTGGCTGCGCTCGCTGGTGCTGCCGTCGCTGGCGCTCGGCACCTTCGTCGCCGCATCCGTGGCCCGCCAGCTCCGGGGCGAGCTGGCCGACGTGATGCAGCGCAGCTACGTGCGCACGGCATGGGCGAAAGGGGGCTCGGCCCGGCTCGTCGTGGGCAAGCACGCCCTGAAGAACGCGGCCATACCGGCGGTCACCGTCATCGGCCTGCAGATGGGCGGTCTGATCGGGGGAACCGTGATCCTCGAGCAGATCTTCTCCATCCCCGGCCTCGGCACCTACCTCCTCCAGGCGATAACCAGCTCCGACATGCCGGTCATCATGGGGGTCACCACCATGTTCGTGCTGGTCTACATGGTGATGAGCCTGCTGGTGGACGTCGCCTACGGGCTGCTGAACCCGAAGGTGCGCGTGTCGTGA